The following coding sequences are from one Streptomyces sp. NBC_00536 window:
- a CDS encoding serine hydrolase domain-containing protein, which translates to MRLSLERRLFVSAALLAVVAGVVPATAATAAPVTPPAPAEPAQQATPDMEALTKALQNTLDAGAPGALARYTGPDGVKSKTLGVQDTAYGTPMDVQSRFRIGSVSKTFSSVVLLQLVNEGRVDLDTPVNHYLPGLLPDDRITVRHLMTHRSGLSDYTNAMFENTVPGFEAVRNKVFSYQDLVTLSLAEPRTTEPGVSYKYSNTNFVVVGMIIEKVTGKPVEKEYDRRIIKPLKLRNTSYVHPSTAIRGEHAHGYLHPDEDGQPLVDSTEQTVSWAQTAGAVISNAADLNTFMSGLAGGKLLPARMLDLMTTMTPTDATNTRFYGLGLRRYDLSCGTQVFGHTGTVQGFYTYAFATRDGKRSLSAMANTSNDGAANTALGGTLEAAFCGKPTTAPGNTNAKARSLTSNQTPAPVLAPAERDLPERR; encoded by the coding sequence GTGCGCCTGTCCCTTGAGCGACGCCTGTTCGTGAGTGCTGCCCTGCTCGCCGTGGTAGCCGGCGTCGTCCCGGCCACAGCGGCCACCGCCGCGCCGGTCACCCCGCCCGCCCCCGCGGAGCCGGCCCAGCAGGCCACCCCCGACATGGAGGCCTTGACCAAGGCCCTCCAGAACACCCTGGACGCGGGAGCGCCGGGCGCCCTGGCCCGCTACACCGGTCCGGACGGGGTGAAGAGCAAGACCCTGGGCGTACAGGACACCGCCTACGGCACCCCGATGGACGTGCAGTCGAGGTTCCGGATCGGCAGCGTCTCCAAGACGTTCTCGTCCGTCGTGCTGCTCCAGCTGGTGAACGAGGGCCGCGTCGACCTCGACACCCCGGTCAACCACTATCTGCCCGGGCTGCTGCCGGACGACCGGATCACGGTGCGTCACCTGATGACCCACCGGAGCGGTCTGTCGGACTACACGAACGCCATGTTCGAGAACACCGTCCCCGGCTTCGAGGCCGTGCGCAACAAGGTGTTCAGCTACCAGGATCTGGTCACGCTCTCGCTCGCCGAGCCGCGCACGACCGAACCCGGCGTGTCGTACAAGTACTCGAACACCAACTTCGTGGTCGTCGGCATGATCATCGAGAAGGTGACCGGGAAGCCGGTGGAGAAGGAGTACGACCGCCGCATCATCAAGCCGCTGAAGCTGCGCAACACCTCCTACGTGCACCCGTCCACGGCCATCCGCGGCGAGCACGCCCACGGATACCTGCACCCGGACGAGGACGGGCAGCCGCTGGTCGACTCCACCGAACAGACGGTGTCGTGGGCGCAGACCGCCGGAGCGGTGATCTCCAACGCGGCCGACCTGAACACCTTCATGTCCGGGCTGGCCGGCGGCAAGCTGCTGCCCGCGCGCATGCTCGACCTGATGACCACCATGACCCCGACGGACGCGACGAACACCCGCTTCTACGGTCTGGGCCTGCGGCGCTACGACCTCTCGTGCGGCACGCAGGTGTTCGGCCACACCGGCACCGTGCAGGGCTTCTACACCTATGCCTTCGCCACCCGCGACGGCAAGCGCAGCCTCTCCGCCATGGCGAACACCTCGAACGACGGAGCGGCCAACACCGCCCTCGGCGGCACGCTGGAGGCCGCGTTCTGCGGCAAGCCGACGACGGCCCCGGGCAACACGAACGCCAAGGCGCGCAGCCTGACATCGAACCAGACCCCGGCCCCGGTCCTGGCCCCGGCCGAGAGGGACCTGCCGGAACGCCGCTGA
- a CDS encoding class I SAM-dependent methyltransferase, whose translation MTRRESAAEVFDALGERYESLFGPVPGQLAALEWLVERLPAGARVLDVGSGTGRPTAEALARAGHAVTGIDVSGAMVEAARARVPGARFEQADVRTYAPEASGGFDAVCSFFPLLVMDQPDIEAALDRMASWVAPGGYLVLATVPGDIRGLDIEWMGHPVTVSSLSAEQHLRRLAEAGLEVLHQHTSSFVPADPLAGPEEHFFCYATRPA comes from the coding sequence ATGACACGACGCGAGAGCGCGGCAGAGGTGTTCGACGCACTGGGTGAGCGGTACGAGTCACTGTTCGGGCCGGTGCCCGGGCAACTGGCGGCCTTGGAATGGCTGGTGGAGCGGCTGCCCGCCGGTGCCCGGGTGCTGGACGTGGGCAGCGGCACCGGCCGGCCCACCGCGGAGGCGCTCGCCCGGGCCGGGCACGCCGTGACCGGCATCGACGTCTCGGGCGCCATGGTCGAGGCGGCCCGGGCCCGGGTGCCGGGGGCGCGCTTCGAGCAGGCCGACGTGCGGACGTACGCACCGGAGGCGAGCGGCGGCTTCGACGCCGTGTGTTCCTTCTTCCCGCTCCTGGTGATGGACCAGCCGGACATCGAGGCCGCCCTCGACCGGATGGCGTCGTGGGTCGCGCCGGGCGGTTACCTCGTGCTGGCCACGGTCCCGGGAGACATCCGGGGGCTGGACATCGAGTGGATGGGCCACCCGGTGACCGTCAGCAGCCTGTCCGCGGAGCAGCACCTGCGGCGGCTGGCGGAGGCGGGCCTGGAGGTGCTGCACCAGCACACCTCGTCCTTCGTCCCCGCCGACCCCCTCGCCGGACCCGAGGAGCACTTCTTCTGCTACGCGACCCGGCCCGCCTGA
- a CDS encoding scabin-related ADP-ribosyltransferase encodes MLQAALRILAAVSLVSVAAIAPATAAPTAQVTPTAPVALDDELTKPCGPTVEYRPWDWYRTTTNKRIDLDVAAGAADERWQWRNDTNVLWRGDTRETVEEIFKAGFTPRGDVLTPLAEYIVKGGGQNSAHLSTSCEKWVAQKFATYGTEKTGWVYEIYAPGGIDVNATARLNNYNSPYLWNKEIDFAGGVKGQYIKGACKYHLTHTDPQTKVSTWEELGCKNNAGFAPYKVDVSALAAAR; translated from the coding sequence ATGTTGCAAGCAGCTCTCCGGATCCTCGCCGCCGTTTCCCTCGTCTCCGTCGCCGCCATCGCCCCGGCGACCGCCGCCCCCACAGCTCAGGTCACTCCCACCGCTCCCGTCGCGCTCGACGACGAACTGACCAAGCCCTGTGGGCCGACCGTGGAGTACCGGCCCTGGGACTGGTACCGCACCACGACCAACAAGAGGATCGACCTCGACGTCGCGGCGGGGGCGGCGGACGAGCGGTGGCAGTGGCGCAACGACACCAACGTCCTGTGGCGCGGCGACACCCGGGAGACCGTCGAGGAGATCTTCAAGGCCGGTTTCACCCCGCGCGGCGATGTGCTGACCCCGCTCGCCGAGTACATCGTCAAGGGCGGCGGGCAGAACAGCGCCCACCTGAGCACCAGTTGCGAGAAGTGGGTGGCCCAGAAGTTCGCGACCTACGGGACCGAGAAGACGGGCTGGGTCTACGAGATCTACGCGCCCGGCGGCATCGACGTGAACGCCACCGCACGCCTGAACAATTACAACTCGCCGTACCTGTGGAACAAGGAGATCGACTTCGCGGGCGGAGTCAAGGGCCAGTACATCAAGGGCGCCTGCAAGTACCACCTCACCCACACCGACCCGCAGACCAAGGTCAGCACCTGGGAGGAGCTCGGCTGCAAGAACAACGCCGGGTTCGCGCCGTACAAGGTCGACGTGTCCGCACTCGCCGCCGCGCGCTGA
- a CDS encoding DUF2269 family protein: protein MTKLLLSLHVLASVLAVGPVAVAASMFPKALRGFHGDPDDREALATLRTLHRICRVYAAIGAAVPVLGFATASSLGVLGSGWLITSILLTAAAAATLALLILPAQDRALEAADARGAAPDRRVATRLAMLTGVFNLLWATVTVLMIIRPGSTTAA, encoded by the coding sequence GTGACCAAACTCCTCCTCTCCCTGCACGTCCTGGCCTCGGTGCTGGCCGTCGGCCCGGTCGCCGTCGCCGCGAGCATGTTCCCGAAGGCGCTGCGCGGTTTCCACGGCGATCCGGACGACCGGGAAGCCCTCGCGACCCTGCGGACGCTGCACCGGATCTGCCGCGTCTACGCCGCGATCGGCGCCGCGGTTCCCGTCCTCGGGTTCGCCACGGCCAGCAGTCTCGGCGTCCTCGGCAGCGGCTGGCTGATCACCTCGATCCTGCTGACCGCCGCCGCGGCCGCCACCTTGGCCCTGCTGATCCTGCCCGCCCAGGACCGCGCGCTGGAGGCCGCCGATGCCCGTGGGGCCGCCCCGGACCGCCGCGTCGCCACCCGACTCGCGATGCTCACCGGCGTCTTCAACCTGCTGTGGGCCACCGTCACCGTGCTGATGATCATTCGCCCCGGTTCCACGACGGCTGCATGA
- a CDS encoding SDR family NAD(P)-dependent oxidoreductase, with protein sequence MNTPRIALVTGANQGLGRALAEGLAARLGPGDLVLLTGRNERRVTDAAREVAQLPGTRAQVRGRVLDVTDTDAIAAIAEELRSRYGGVDVVLSNAVARLLPDESQSERADEFIDVSNSATHAVLRSFAPVLRPGGRLLVVASSLGTLGHLTPGLRHLFDGASLDQVEYAVESWRAAVHHHTAEEAGWPRWLNVPSKVAQVAAVRAVAAARRETDLTTGTLIASVCPGMVDTATSRPWFSGYSGAQSPAEAARAVLDVVFAEHLDPSLYGELIRFGKPLDWRGGTPPVEQDRMLTP encoded by the coding sequence ATGAACACTCCCCGCATCGCCCTCGTCACCGGCGCCAACCAGGGCCTGGGCCGGGCCCTCGCCGAAGGACTCGCGGCCCGCCTGGGGCCCGGCGACCTGGTCCTGCTCACCGGACGCAACGAACGGCGCGTCACCGATGCCGCCCGCGAGGTGGCACAACTGCCCGGCACCCGCGCCCAGGTGCGGGGGCGGGTCCTCGACGTCACCGACACCGACGCCATCGCCGCCATCGCCGAGGAGCTGCGGAGCCGGTACGGCGGGGTCGACGTGGTGCTGTCCAACGCCGTCGCCCGCCTGCTGCCGGACGAGTCACAGTCCGAGCGCGCCGACGAGTTCATCGACGTGTCCAACAGCGCCACCCATGCGGTCCTGCGCTCCTTCGCCCCCGTCCTGCGTCCGGGCGGCCGACTGCTCGTGGTCGCCAGCAGCCTGGGCACCCTCGGCCACCTCACGCCCGGCCTGCGTCACCTGTTCGACGGAGCGAGCCTCGACCAAGTCGAGTACGCCGTCGAGTCCTGGCGCGCCGCCGTCCACCACCACACCGCCGAAGAGGCGGGCTGGCCCCGCTGGCTGAACGTGCCCTCGAAGGTGGCCCAGGTCGCCGCCGTGCGCGCGGTCGCCGCGGCGCGCCGCGAGACCGACCTCACGACCGGCACCCTGATCGCCTCCGTGTGTCCCGGCATGGTGGACACCGCGACCTCCCGCCCGTGGTTCAGCGGCTACAGCGGCGCCCAGTCGCCCGCGGAGGCCGCCCGGGCCGTGCTGGACGTGGTGTTCGCCGAACACCTCGACCCCTCCCTGTACGGCGAGTTGATCCGTTTCGGCAAGCCGCTGGACTGGCGCGGCGGCACTCCCCCGGTGGAACAGGACCGCATGCTCACCCCCTGA
- a CDS encoding class I SAM-dependent methyltransferase, which produces MVEHQDETRAAYDGVVELYASMFADRLETRPFARAMIGTFAELVRGTGNARAADVGCGPGHLTAMLRDLGLEAFGLDLSPSMIGHARRAHPALRFDEARMEALPVEDAALGGVLAHYSMIHTPPGELPALLAEQVRVLAPGGLLLVSFFATDGPDPVRFDHKVTPAYSWPVDRFAELLTEAGLVPFARLLHDPASERGFLDAHVLARLAP; this is translated from the coding sequence GTGGTGGAACACCAGGACGAAACCAGAGCGGCCTACGACGGGGTCGTCGAGCTGTACGCGTCGATGTTCGCCGACCGGCTGGAGACACGGCCGTTCGCGCGGGCCATGATCGGTACCTTCGCCGAGCTGGTGCGCGGGACGGGCAACGCGCGGGCGGCCGACGTCGGGTGCGGGCCCGGACATCTGACGGCCATGCTGCGGGACCTGGGCCTGGAGGCCTTCGGGCTCGATCTCTCCCCGAGCATGATCGGTCATGCCCGGCGGGCCCATCCGGCGCTGCGGTTCGACGAGGCGAGGATGGAGGCCCTGCCCGTCGAGGACGCCGCGCTCGGCGGGGTGCTGGCCCACTACTCGATGATCCACACGCCCCCCGGCGAACTGCCCGCGCTGCTCGCCGAACAGGTGCGCGTCCTGGCGCCGGGTGGCTTGCTCCTGGTCTCGTTCTTCGCGACCGACGGACCGGATCCGGTCCGCTTCGACCACAAGGTGACGCCTGCCTACAGCTGGCCGGTGGACCGGTTCGCCGAGCTGCTGACCGAGGCCGGGCTCGTCCCGTTCGCCCGGCTGCTCCACGACCCGGCCTCCGAACGGGGCTTCCTCGACGCCCACGTGCTGGCCCGCCTGGCACCGTAG
- a CDS encoding SMI1/KNR4 family protein produces MNAPDAIDALVRLCPPPADPPPAVDWARAERALGTALPADYKRLVETYGDGVFDETVWLLVPDSAHGDCDLRARKAERDEDLDYLWEAGEAKPAALLEAGARVLPWASEEGTGAFLYWLARPGQHPDEWTVLYNEGRGPLWEHHPMGCVAFLLAVLTGTAETAYFGHLHEVLKPAEHRFETADHTLGASRD; encoded by the coding sequence GTGAACGCCCCCGATGCCATCGACGCCCTCGTCCGGCTGTGCCCGCCGCCCGCCGATCCGCCGCCCGCGGTGGACTGGGCACGGGCCGAGCGCGCCCTGGGCACGGCTCTGCCCGCCGACTACAAGCGGCTCGTCGAGACCTACGGCGACGGCGTCTTCGACGAGACGGTCTGGCTGCTCGTCCCCGACTCCGCCCACGGCGACTGCGACCTGCGGGCGCGAAAGGCGGAGCGGGACGAGGACCTGGACTACCTGTGGGAGGCGGGCGAGGCGAAGCCCGCCGCCCTGCTGGAGGCCGGGGCGCGGGTCCTGCCCTGGGCGAGCGAGGAGGGCACGGGGGCCTTCCTGTACTGGCTCGCGCGGCCCGGTCAGCACCCCGACGAGTGGACCGTGCTCTACAACGAGGGGCGCGGCCCACTGTGGGAGCACCACCCCATGGGGTGCGTCGCCTTCCTGCTGGCAGTGCTCACAGGGACCGCGGAGACGGCCTACTTCGGCCACCTCCACGAAGTGCTGAAGCCGGCGGAGCACCGCTTCGAGACGGCTGACCACACCCTCGGGGCGTCCCGGGACTGA
- a CDS encoding LysR family transcriptional regulator, with protein sequence MDFTDVSLTALRVLRAVSEQGTFTAAAASLGYTQSAVSRQIASIERAAGTELLERRRGGVRLTPAGRIVMTRATVVLDEIDATARELSGLPGQGGTVRLGWVPSAGTTLVPNALAALRRTDPGLHVISREGGTASLVRALRAGSIDLALLASGPPFRAPDAESPPLALQTLTERALCLALPAAHPLARGDFVDVADLRGQRWIAGPPSGTEQLLGVWPGLDERPEIAHTARDWLAKLHLVAAGCGLTTLPGALASAAPPGVRVLPVRGGPQELRRLLLARLPQPPAEPAVRLAAALRAAALDADTVPDP encoded by the coding sequence ATGGACTTCACGGATGTGTCGTTGACCGCGCTGCGGGTGCTGCGCGCGGTGTCCGAGCAGGGGACCTTCACCGCGGCCGCGGCGTCGCTGGGCTACACCCAGTCGGCGGTGTCACGGCAGATCGCCTCGATCGAGCGGGCCGCGGGCACGGAACTGCTGGAGCGTCGGCGTGGCGGCGTACGGCTGACCCCGGCCGGGCGGATCGTCATGACCCGGGCGACGGTCGTGCTCGACGAGATCGATGCCACGGCACGCGAACTGTCCGGACTTCCCGGGCAGGGGGGAACCGTGCGCCTCGGCTGGGTCCCCAGCGCCGGTACGACCCTGGTGCCCAACGCCCTCGCCGCACTGCGGCGCACGGATCCGGGCCTGCACGTGATCAGCCGCGAGGGAGGAACCGCCTCCCTCGTGCGCGCCCTGCGGGCGGGCAGCATCGACCTCGCGCTGCTGGCCTCCGGACCGCCGTTTCGCGCACCGGACGCGGAGTCACCGCCGCTGGCCCTGCAGACGCTCACCGAGCGCGCCCTGTGCCTGGCCCTCCCGGCGGCGCACCCGCTGGCCCGGGGAGACTTCGTGGACGTCGCCGACCTGCGCGGCCAGCGGTGGATCGCGGGTCCGCCGTCCGGCACGGAACAGCTCCTGGGCGTGTGGCCGGGCCTGGACGAGCGGCCCGAGATCGCGCACACGGCCCGGGACTGGCTGGCCAAACTGCATCTGGTGGCCGCGGGCTGCGGCCTGACCACCCTGCCGGGCGCGCTGGCCTCCGCCGCTCCGCCCGGCGTACGCGTCCTGCCGGTACGCGGCGGCCCGCAGGAACTGCGGCGCCTCCTCCTGGCCCGGCTGCCGCAGCCTCCGGCCGAACCCGCCGTCCGCCTCGCGGCGGCCCTGCGGGCCGCCGCCCTCGATGCCGATACCGTCCCGGACCCGTGA
- a CDS encoding M9 family metallopeptidase, which yields MHPFRISKANARRLPALGAAVFITLGLFAPQSQAASAGATAPAGAHARGAAAPAPRSIPVPKSPDAMSNGSRFRISSQDSATLSTPPPAPSIPAVKPDKAARADSLSSAAAGSECGDLSGVINATGGALVQQLKALPQISCTYPLFNLTGDNAQKAFREAQMVTVANALRDASTTYSGNNSASVGQLVMFLRAGYYVQDNHANDVGSYGTALDSAAKGALDAFFAAPHSKDVTDANGEIFNEVVTLIDSTHAAGRYAGVVKWMLGTYDGTWPGQMNLAMQHVEWVVENGFKAKNDDRGWRAALKADPAILDTWAGFITRNSDQLNRLDVVSNVGRFLGYALDVPELKDRLRPLLKDLINRYPNVGPTAPITMNLGWYTRQYDKNNCAAYAICDLGERVLPAILPIQQTCNPALKIRAQDMSPGQLAATCTSLVGEDAYFHRIIGDKGSLPGDVNTNLEVVVFDDYTQYSLYAWAIYNIDVDNGGMYEEGNPAAAGNQARFIAHEASWLRPDFQIWNLNHEYTHYLDGRYNMAGDFEAGMTTPTIWWVEGIAENISFGYRNVRNTDAINEAAKKTYKLSDLFDTVYNQAEDPDVNSNRIYRWGWLAVRYMLQAHPADMQTVLDKYRAGDWNGARTFLKQTIGTSYDAGFDTWLTTTCATSDCGPLPDAPATSAPLCTSSDPRQFDKNCRRDNLAAAAGNYSYHFVYLPAGTKQLTITSAGGTGNADLYYDSRGFATTTSYQAKSAKAGNSETLTIDNPPSGWVYFSLAAAQDFSGVSVSTQSK from the coding sequence ATGCATCCGTTCCGGATATCGAAGGCCAACGCGCGCAGACTTCCTGCACTCGGCGCGGCCGTCTTCATCACGCTCGGCCTGTTCGCGCCGCAGAGCCAGGCCGCCTCCGCCGGCGCCACAGCCCCTGCCGGTGCGCACGCACGGGGAGCCGCGGCCCCGGCGCCGCGGTCGATCCCGGTCCCCAAGTCGCCCGACGCGATGAGCAACGGCTCCCGCTTCCGGATCTCCTCGCAGGACAGCGCCACGTTGTCCACCCCGCCGCCCGCCCCGAGCATCCCGGCCGTCAAGCCCGACAAGGCCGCCAGGGCCGACAGCCTGTCCTCGGCCGCCGCCGGGAGCGAGTGCGGCGACCTCTCCGGCGTGATCAACGCCACGGGCGGCGCGCTGGTCCAGCAGCTCAAGGCACTCCCCCAGATCAGCTGTACCTACCCGCTGTTCAATCTCACCGGGGACAACGCCCAGAAGGCGTTCCGCGAGGCCCAGATGGTGACCGTCGCCAACGCCCTGCGCGACGCCTCCACCACCTACTCCGGCAACAACAGCGCCTCCGTGGGGCAGTTGGTGATGTTCCTGCGCGCCGGTTACTACGTGCAGGACAACCACGCGAACGACGTCGGCAGTTACGGCACCGCGCTGGACAGTGCGGCGAAGGGCGCGCTGGACGCGTTCTTCGCCGCCCCTCACAGCAAGGACGTCACCGACGCGAACGGCGAGATCTTCAACGAGGTCGTCACGCTGATCGACAGCACGCACGCGGCCGGCCGCTACGCGGGCGTCGTCAAGTGGATGCTCGGCACCTACGACGGCACCTGGCCCGGCCAGATGAACCTCGCGATGCAGCACGTCGAGTGGGTCGTCGAGAACGGCTTCAAGGCCAAGAACGACGACCGCGGCTGGCGGGCCGCCCTCAAGGCCGACCCCGCCATCCTCGACACCTGGGCCGGCTTCATCACGCGCAACAGCGACCAGCTGAACCGCCTGGACGTCGTCAGCAACGTCGGCCGCTTCCTCGGCTACGCCCTTGACGTCCCCGAGCTGAAGGACCGGCTCCGGCCGCTGCTGAAGGACCTGATCAACCGGTACCCGAACGTCGGCCCCACCGCGCCGATCACCATGAACCTGGGCTGGTACACGCGCCAGTACGACAAGAACAACTGCGCGGCCTACGCCATCTGCGACCTGGGCGAGCGGGTGCTCCCGGCGATCCTGCCGATCCAGCAGACCTGCAACCCCGCCCTGAAGATCCGCGCCCAGGACATGTCCCCCGGCCAGCTGGCCGCCACCTGCACCAGCCTGGTCGGCGAGGACGCCTACTTCCACCGGATCATCGGCGACAAGGGCTCGCTCCCCGGTGACGTGAACACCAACCTGGAGGTCGTCGTCTTCGACGACTACACCCAGTACTCGCTGTACGCCTGGGCCATCTACAACATCGACGTCGACAACGGCGGCATGTACGAAGAGGGCAACCCGGCCGCCGCCGGCAACCAGGCCCGCTTCATCGCCCACGAGGCCAGCTGGCTGCGTCCGGACTTCCAGATCTGGAACCTCAACCACGAGTACACCCACTACCTCGACGGCCGCTACAACATGGCCGGCGACTTCGAGGCCGGCATGACCACGCCGACCATCTGGTGGGTCGAGGGCATCGCCGAGAACATCTCCTTCGGCTACCGCAATGTGCGCAACACCGACGCGATCAACGAGGCCGCCAAGAAGACCTACAAGCTCAGCGACCTGTTCGACACCGTCTACAACCAGGCGGAAGACCCCGACGTCAACTCGAACCGGATCTACCGCTGGGGCTGGCTCGCGGTCCGCTACATGCTCCAGGCGCACCCCGCCGACATGCAGACCGTGCTCGACAAGTACCGCGCCGGTGACTGGAACGGTGCCCGCACCTTCCTGAAGCAGACCATCGGCACCAGCTACGACGCCGGATTCGACACCTGGCTGACGACCACCTGCGCGACCAGCGACTGCGGCCCGCTGCCGGACGCCCCGGCCACGTCCGCCCCGCTCTGCACGAGCAGCGACCCGCGTCAGTTCGACAAGAACTGCCGCCGGGACAACCTCGCGGCCGCCGCCGGCAACTACAGCTACCACTTCGTGTACCTGCCGGCCGGCACCAAGCAGCTGACCATCACCAGTGCCGGTGGCACCGGCAACGCCGACCTGTACTACGACAGCCGCGGCTTCGCCACCACCACCAGCTACCAGGCGAAGTCCGCCAAGGCCGGCAACAGCGAGACCCTTACGATCGACAACCCGCCGTCCGGTTGGGTCTACTTCAGCCTCGCCGCCGCGCAGGACTTCAGCGGTGTGAGCGTCAGCACGCAGTCCAAGTAG
- a CDS encoding ArsR/SmtB family transcription factor, with protein sequence MLRLDMNGSALANTRFAISPLHTAVDALCLLRADVRSGGGGWGALVRETVRDRKLALLAALFAGSWDYVPDLIKPELQREEGHIQDELHAVATVSAERLRWEIASMIQGNPSGHLSGRPAPRVLLDLLERGESAVAERFAAELHQLWRAVVGPHWATMRGRMEADIAHRARTTARQGLSATLAGLHPRVVWSDDHVRLLTPFEGHIPGTTRLVLTPTVFEVDLRISIDPFPGPLPRQPMLTYPARPTTDTGPAAAPPSHALLGVTRARLLSDLHVPRSTAELGERHFLASSTVSYHLGILHRAGLVSRTRTRRQVLYAQTHRATGLLVGAPEPQ encoded by the coding sequence GTGCTGCGGTTGGACATGAACGGGTCGGCGCTGGCGAACACGCGGTTCGCGATCTCGCCGCTGCACACCGCGGTCGACGCGCTCTGCCTGCTCCGCGCCGACGTACGGTCCGGCGGAGGCGGCTGGGGCGCCCTGGTACGGGAGACGGTCCGTGACCGCAAACTCGCCCTGCTGGCAGCGCTGTTCGCCGGGTCGTGGGACTACGTGCCCGATCTCATCAAGCCCGAACTCCAGCGCGAGGAAGGCCACATCCAGGACGAGCTGCACGCGGTGGCCACCGTCAGCGCCGAGCGGCTGCGTTGGGAGATCGCGTCCATGATCCAGGGCAATCCCAGCGGGCACCTCTCGGGCCGCCCGGCCCCCCGGGTCCTCCTGGACCTCCTGGAGCGGGGCGAGAGCGCGGTCGCCGAACGGTTCGCCGCCGAGCTGCACCAGCTGTGGCGGGCCGTCGTCGGGCCGCACTGGGCGACGATGCGCGGGCGGATGGAAGCGGACATAGCCCACCGGGCCCGGACCACCGCCCGCCAAGGCCTGTCCGCCACGCTCGCCGGCCTGCACCCGCGGGTCGTCTGGAGCGACGACCATGTACGCCTGCTGACCCCGTTCGAGGGGCACATCCCGGGGACCACCAGGCTCGTGCTGACGCCGACGGTGTTCGAGGTCGACCTGCGGATCTCCATCGACCCCTTCCCCGGCCCGTTGCCCCGCCAGCCGATGCTCACCTACCCGGCCCGGCCCACGACGGACACCGGCCCGGCCGCCGCCCCGCCCTCGCACGCACTGCTCGGGGTCACGCGCGCGCGGCTCCTCTCGGACCTGCACGTCCCCCGGAGCACCGCCGAACTGGGCGAACGCCACTTCCTCGCGTCCAGCACCGTCTCCTACCACCTGGGCATCCTGCACCGCGCCGGCCTGGTGTCCCGCACCCGCACCCGCCGCCAGGTCCTGTACGCGCAGACCCACCGGGCCACCGGCCTCCTCGTCGGGGCGCCGGAGCCGCAGTGA
- a CDS encoding vWA domain-containing protein, with amino-acid sequence MSGSQNYINHVALVLDASSSMSHLSGKVVEVADQQIAYLARRSGELDQETRVTVYVFADTVECVIYDKDVLRMPSLKQLYRAGGMTALLAASLKSQRELAQTAQLYGDHSFLTFVLTDGQENASHRCPDAPARDQRELVKAVAEMIATQEDNWTLAVLVPDQMGKREAMQCGFPKENIAVWDATSTRGLEEAGQVIKEATEKFMIGRSKGIRGSRTVFSTGADAVNKDTIEAAGLTPVDPSGYHLIPVARDAAIREWVVESGHTYRTGGAYYQLSKTEKIQARKQIAVLEKKTDRVYTGPQARALLGLPAAEARVKPDHNDDFTIFVQSTSVNRKLVPNTRLLLMS; translated from the coding sequence ATGTCCGGAAGCCAGAACTACATCAACCACGTCGCTCTTGTGCTGGACGCGAGTTCGTCCATGTCGCACCTGAGCGGCAAGGTGGTCGAGGTCGCTGACCAGCAGATCGCCTACCTCGCCCGCCGTTCGGGGGAACTGGACCAGGAGACCCGTGTCACGGTGTACGTGTTCGCCGACACGGTGGAGTGCGTCATCTACGACAAGGACGTGCTGCGGATGCCGTCCCTGAAGCAGCTGTACCGGGCCGGTGGGATGACGGCGCTGCTGGCGGCCTCGCTGAAGTCGCAGCGGGAGCTGGCGCAGACGGCCCAGCTGTACGGCGACCACAGCTTCCTGACGTTCGTGCTGACCGACGGGCAGGAGAACGCGAGCCACCGCTGCCCGGACGCCCCTGCCAGGGATCAGCGTGAACTGGTCAAGGCGGTCGCCGAGATGATCGCGACCCAGGAGGACAACTGGACGCTGGCCGTCCTCGTGCCGGACCAGATGGGCAAGCGCGAGGCCATGCAGTGCGGCTTCCCGAAGGAGAACATCGCCGTCTGGGACGCCACGAGCACCCGGGGTCTGGAGGAGGCCGGGCAGGTCATCAAGGAGGCCACCGAGAAGTTCATGATCGGCCGGTCCAAGGGCATCCGGGGGTCACGGACGGTGTTCTCCACGGGTGCGGACGCGGTCAACAAGGACACCATCGAGGCGGCCGGCCTCACTCCGGTGGATCCGTCCGGGTACCACCTGATCCCGGTGGCCCGTGACGCGGCGATCCGGGAGTGGGTGGTCGAATCCGGGCACACCTACCGCACCGGTGGCGCGTACTACCAGCTCAGCAAGACGGAGAAGATCCAGGCGCGGAAGCAGATCGCGGTGCTGGAGAAGAAGACGGACCGGGTGTACACGGGCCCGCAGGCCCGGGCCCTGCTCGGGCTGCCCGCCGCGGAGGCCCGCGTGAAGCCCGACCACAACGACGACTTCACGATCTTCGTACAGAGCACCAGCGTCAACCGCAAGCTCGTACCGAACACCCGGCTGCTGCTGATGAGCTGA